Proteins from a single region of Oryza brachyantha chromosome 6, ObraRS2, whole genome shotgun sequence:
- the LOC102701921 gene encoding disease resistance protein RGA2-like isoform X1: MATIPLGTGVGWVVSPVIKLMFEKVQSYISTQYKWQSNLEDDLKKLETILTEILLVVGTAERQSTLDFNQQALLCQLKDAVYDAEDILDEFDYVLLKANAEKGKLRSFSSSSISIAKRLVCHDKFRSKLGNVLKSLSRVKECAEMLVRVMGVQNSSLRMLPEPPQWRITSSFSLDEFVVGRQKEQDELVNQLLEQVDRPQPRSKRERSASPEVITIVGSGGIGKTTLAQLIYNDKRIEDNFDMRTWICVSHVFDKVRITKEILTSIDKRIDLTNFNFSMLQEELKKKVTTKKFLLVLDDVWYDEKVGGAINADRWRELFAPLWHGVKVIKILVTTRMDIVANTLGCVTSFSLSGLGGEDSWELFRRCAFNTRDPNEHLELKSIGGRIVQRLNGSALAIKTVGGHLSSNFNNKEWNQVLKSDLSNEKDIMTILRLSYECLPEHLQQCFSFCGLFPKGYYFEPDMLVNMWIAHEFIRDHRHTYRSLSSTGKSYFDELLSRSFFQALLYGGTVHYVMHDLMNDLAVHVSNGESYRVEADEPEDILPEVRHLSIPAERIDLLRVCKLQRLRTLIIWNKDSPFCSGICLEADVFKECKSMRLLDLSGCCLKSSLDFINHMIHLRCLTLRNTNQPLPDSLCGLHHLQMLSVQPHSCFTNTRLVIFPKNLDKMSSILHIDIHRDLLVDLASVGHMPYLRAGGEFCVEKTKVQGLEVLKDMDELQEFLIIKSLENVSNKNEATNAQLVNKSQISRLKLQWGPNIDSKSDEESDVLNALRPHPGLEELTLGGYPGCKSPSWLDSKWLSRLKHINIYDCTCWKLLPPLGDLPCLRELHIDTMNALECIGTSFYGDAGFPSLITLGLTELPELEDWSSVDYAFPVLHDVFISRCPKLNELPAVFPPPVKMKVLSSTIVCTQHTDHHLDTCISQNVSLTSLVGIFHLCHLDSEDIADISFDRADMLNDGLRDLSPILPSHGGPFIDWCSDFHCTFVRLNEMEMVSCPNVTSLVDFGLFPALRNLIIMDCPNLKELPENGNLTALSKVLIEDCNKLVSLGSLKNLSFLTKLEIRNCLKLVALPEMVNFFSLRVVIIHNCPELVSLPEDGLPLTLNFLYLSGCHPLLEEQFEWNHGVEWDKYALLPSCLYVDKSIEYSQDIAEEIILENDIIELSIQTSVLHPTDSAASSSRLLQ; this comes from the exons ATGGCCACTATACCACTAGGCACTGGCGTTGGATGGGTTGTTTCTCCAGTCATCAAGCTTATGTTTGAGAAGGTCCAATCGTATATATCAACCCAGTACAAGTGGCAGTCCAATTTGGAGGATGACCTTAAAAAGCTTGAGACCATTTTGACTGAAATCCTTTTGGTAGTAGGCACTGCAGAAAGGCAGAGCACACTTGATTTCAATCAGCAAGCTTTACTCTGCCAGCTGAAGGATGCCGTCTACGACGCTGAGGACATCTTGGATGAATTTGACTACGTGCTTCTGaaagcaaatgctgaaaaGGGAAAGCTAAGAAGCTTCAGCTCCAGTTCTATTTCCATTGCGAAGCGTTTGGTTTGCCATGACAAGTTCAGGTCCAAGTTGGGAAATGTGCTTAAAAGCTTGAGTAGAGTAAAAGAATGTGCTGAAATGCTTGTCAGAGTGATGGGAGTACAAAACTCTAGCTTACGCATGCTACCTGAGCCACCTCAATGGCGCATCACCAGTTCGTTTTCACTTGATGAGTTTGTGGTTGGTCGTCAAAAGGAGCAGGATGAATTAGTAAATCAATTGTTGGAACAAGTTGATAGACCTCAGCCAAGAAGCAAAAGAGAAAGATCAGCATCGCCAGAGGTAATTACTATAGTTGGCAGTGGTGGAATTGGAAAAACTACTTTAGCTCAACTTATTTACAATGATAAAAGAATAGAGGATAATTTTGATATGAGGACATGGATATGTGTCTCACATGTCTTTGATAAGGTCAGGATCACCAAAGAAATCCTAACATCTATTGACAAGAGGATTGACCTAACGAACTTTAATTTTAGCATGCTGCAAGAAGAGCTCAAGAAAAAGGTAACAACGAAGAAGTTTCTGCTTGTGTTGGATGATGTTTGGTATGATGAAAAAGTTGGGGGGGCCATAAACGCTGATAGGTGGAGAGAATTATTTGCTCCTTTATGGCATGGGGTGAAAGTAATCAAGATTTTAGTTACAACAAGAATGGATATTGTTGCAAATACATTAGGCTGTGTCACTTCATTCTCTTTAAGCGGTCTAGGGGGTGAAGATAGCTGGGAGCTTTTCAGAAGGTGTGCATTCAACACTAGAGATCCAAATGAACATCTGGAACTGAAGTCTATAGGTGGACGAATTGTGCAAAGATTGAATGGCTCAgcattagctataaaaactgTCGGTGGGCATCTTAGTTCAAACTTCAACAATAAAGAATGGAACCAAGTTCTAAAAAGTGATCTATCAAATGAGAAAGATATTATGACAATTTTACGTCTAAGCTACGAATGCTTGCCGGAGCACCTTCAGCAATGCTTTTCGTTCTGTGGATTGTTCCCAAAAGGTTATTATTTTGAGCCTGACATGTTGGTGAACATGTGGATAGCTCATGAATTTATTCGGGATCATCGACACACTTATAGAAGTTTGAGTAGCACAggaaaaagttattttgatgagCTGTTATCAAGATCATTTTTCCAGGCACTTTTGTATGGAGGTACAGTACATTATGTTATGCATGACCTCATGAATGATCTTGCTGTCCATGTATCCAATGGCGAGAGCTATAGAGTAGAAGCTGACGAACCTGAAGATATTTTGCCAGAAGTTCGACATCTGTCTATACCGGCAGAAAGAATTGACCTTCTTCGTGTCTGTAAGCTGCAAAGGTTACGCACACTAATAATTTGGAATAAAGACAGTCCTTTTTGCTCAGGAATTTGTTTGGAAGCAGATGTTTTCAAGGAGTGCAAGAGCATGAGATTATTGGACTTGAGTGGTTGCTGCTTAAAAAGTTCACTTGACTTTATAAATCATATGATACATCTTAGGTGCTTAACACTTCGAAACACCAACCAGCCACTACCTGATTCTCTCTGCGGTCTTCACCATTTACAAATGTTGTCTGTACAGCCACATTCATGTTTTACAAATACAAGACTTGTTATCTTCCCCAAAAACCTGGATAAAATGAGCAGCATTTTGCATATAGATATTCATAGGGACCTCCTTGTTGATTTAGCTTCTGTGGGGCATATGCCATATCTTCGGGCTGGTGGAGAATTTTGtgttgaaaaaacaaaagtgcAGGGATTAGAGGTGCTAAAGGACATGGATGAACTTCAGGAATTTCTTATAATCAAGTCTCTTGAGAATGTGAGTAACAAGAATGAGGCAACTAATGCTCAGCTTGTTAACAAGAGTCAAATATCTAGATTGAAGCTGCAATGGGGTCCTAATATCGATAGCAAGTCAGATGAGGAGTCTGATGTGCTTAATGCTTTAAGACCTCATCCTGGCCTTGAGGAATTGACTCTTGGTGGATACCCAGGTTGCAAATCTCCGTCTTGGCTGGATTCCAAGTGGCTGTCTAGATTGAAACACATTAACATTTATGATTGCACATGTTGGAAGTTGCTTCCACCTTTAGGTGATCTACCATGTCTCAGGGAACTTCATATTGATACAATGAACGCATTAGAGTGTATAGGCACATCTTTCTATGGAGATGCTGGCTTTCCCTCCCTGATAACACTAGGATTGACAGAATTGCCAGAGCTGGAAGATTGGTCTTCTGTCGATTATGCTTTTCCTGTTCTTCATGATGTATTCATCAGCAGGTGCCCAAAACTGAATGAACTGCCAGCAGTCTTCCCTCCACCTGTAAAAATGAAAGTTCTCTCATCCACAATCGTTTGCACGCAGCATACTGATCATCACCTGGACACATGCATCAGTCAAAACGTTAGTTTAACCAGCCTTGTGggtatttttcatctttgtcACTTGGATTCTGAGGATATTGCAGACATCAGCTTTGACAGAGCAGACATGTTGAACGATGGGCTTAGAGATTTAAGCCCCATTCTTCCATCCCATGGAGGACCGTTTATCGACTGGTGCTCTGATTTTCACTGTACATTTGTGAGGTTAAATGAAATGGAAATGGTAAGTTGCCCCAATGTAACATCATTGGTGGACTTTGGGTTATTTCCTGCTCTCCGGAACTTGATCATAATGGATTGCCCAAATTTGAAGGAATTGCCAGAGAATGGCAACCTAACAGCATTGTCAAAGGTTCTTATAGAGGACTGCAACAAACTTGTATCACTTGGGAGCCTAAAAAACCTTTCTTTCCTCACCAAACTGGAGATCAGAAATTGCCTGAAGTTAGTGGCTCTGCCTGAGATGGTTAACTTCTTCTCCCTCAGAGTCGTGATCATACATAACTGCCCTGAACTTGTTTCCTTACCGGAAGATGGTCTTCCTCTGACCCTTAACTTTTTGTATTTGAGCGGATGTCATCCATTGCTAGAGGAGCAGTTTGAATGGAATCATGGTGTTGAGTGGGACAAGTATGCCCTGTTGCCGTCATGTTTGTATGTTGATAAATCGATAGAATATAGTCAAG ATATAGCTGAGGAAATAATTCTTGAGAATGATATAATCGAGCTGTCAATTCAGACCAGTGTACTGCATCCAACTGATTCTGCAGCAAGCTCTTCCCGTTTACTTCAGTGA
- the LOC102701921 gene encoding disease resistance protein RGA2-like isoform X2, whose amino-acid sequence MATIPLGTGVGWVVSPVIKLMFEKVQSYISTQYKWQSNLEDDLKKLETILTEILLVVGTAERQSTLDFNQQALLCQLKDAVYDAEDILDEFDYVLLKANAEKGKLRSFSSSSISIAKRLVCHDKFRSKLGNVLKSLSRVKECAEMLVRVMGVQNSSLRMLPEPPQWRITSSFSLDEFVVGRQKEQDELVNQLLEQVDRPQPRSKRERSASPEVITIVGSGGIGKTTLAQLIYNDKRIEDNFDMRTWICVSHVFDKVRITKEILTSIDKRIDLTNFNFSMLQEELKKKVTTKKFLLVLDDVWYDEKVGGAINADRWRELFAPLWHGVKVIKILVTTRMDIVANTLGCVTSFSLSGLGGEDSWELFRRCAFNTRDPNEHLELKSIGGRIVQRLNGSALAIKTVGGHLSSNFNNKEWNQVLKSDLSNEKDIMTILRLSYECLPEHLQQCFSFCGLFPKGYYFEPDMLVNMWIAHEFIRDHRHTYRSLSSTGKSYFDELLSRSFFQALLYGGTVHYVMHDLMNDLAVHVSNGESYRVEADEPEDILPEVRHLSIPAERIDLLRVCKLQRLRTLIIWNKDSPFCSGICLEADVFKECKSMRLLDLSGCCLKSSLDFINHMIHLRCLTLRNTNQPLPDSLCGLHHLQMLSVQPHSCFTNTRLVIFPKNLDKMSSILHIDIHRDLLVDLASVGHMPYLRAGGEFCVEKTKVQGLEVLKDMDELQEFLIIKSLENVSNKNEATNAQLVNKSQISRLKLQWGPNIDSKSDEESDVLNALRPHPGLEELTLGGYPGCKSPSWLDSKWLSRLKHINIYDCTCWKLLPPLGDLPCLRELHIDTMNALECIGTSFYGDAGFPSLITLGLTELPELEDWSSVDYAFPVLHDVFISRCPKLNELPAVFPPPVKMKVLSSTIVCTQHTDHHLDTCISQNVSLTSLVGIFHLCHLDSEDIADISFDRADMLNDGLRDLSPILPSHGGPFIDWCSDFHCTFVRLNEMEMVSCPNVTSLVDFGLFPALRNLIIMDCPNLKELPENGNLTALSKVLIEDCNKLVSLGSLKNLSFLTKLEIRNCLKLVALPEMVNFFSLRVVIIHNCPELVSLPEDGLPLTLNFLYLSGCHPLLEEQFEWNHGVEWDKYALLPSCLYVDKSIEYSQVPTYCRYS is encoded by the exons ATGGCCACTATACCACTAGGCACTGGCGTTGGATGGGTTGTTTCTCCAGTCATCAAGCTTATGTTTGAGAAGGTCCAATCGTATATATCAACCCAGTACAAGTGGCAGTCCAATTTGGAGGATGACCTTAAAAAGCTTGAGACCATTTTGACTGAAATCCTTTTGGTAGTAGGCACTGCAGAAAGGCAGAGCACACTTGATTTCAATCAGCAAGCTTTACTCTGCCAGCTGAAGGATGCCGTCTACGACGCTGAGGACATCTTGGATGAATTTGACTACGTGCTTCTGaaagcaaatgctgaaaaGGGAAAGCTAAGAAGCTTCAGCTCCAGTTCTATTTCCATTGCGAAGCGTTTGGTTTGCCATGACAAGTTCAGGTCCAAGTTGGGAAATGTGCTTAAAAGCTTGAGTAGAGTAAAAGAATGTGCTGAAATGCTTGTCAGAGTGATGGGAGTACAAAACTCTAGCTTACGCATGCTACCTGAGCCACCTCAATGGCGCATCACCAGTTCGTTTTCACTTGATGAGTTTGTGGTTGGTCGTCAAAAGGAGCAGGATGAATTAGTAAATCAATTGTTGGAACAAGTTGATAGACCTCAGCCAAGAAGCAAAAGAGAAAGATCAGCATCGCCAGAGGTAATTACTATAGTTGGCAGTGGTGGAATTGGAAAAACTACTTTAGCTCAACTTATTTACAATGATAAAAGAATAGAGGATAATTTTGATATGAGGACATGGATATGTGTCTCACATGTCTTTGATAAGGTCAGGATCACCAAAGAAATCCTAACATCTATTGACAAGAGGATTGACCTAACGAACTTTAATTTTAGCATGCTGCAAGAAGAGCTCAAGAAAAAGGTAACAACGAAGAAGTTTCTGCTTGTGTTGGATGATGTTTGGTATGATGAAAAAGTTGGGGGGGCCATAAACGCTGATAGGTGGAGAGAATTATTTGCTCCTTTATGGCATGGGGTGAAAGTAATCAAGATTTTAGTTACAACAAGAATGGATATTGTTGCAAATACATTAGGCTGTGTCACTTCATTCTCTTTAAGCGGTCTAGGGGGTGAAGATAGCTGGGAGCTTTTCAGAAGGTGTGCATTCAACACTAGAGATCCAAATGAACATCTGGAACTGAAGTCTATAGGTGGACGAATTGTGCAAAGATTGAATGGCTCAgcattagctataaaaactgTCGGTGGGCATCTTAGTTCAAACTTCAACAATAAAGAATGGAACCAAGTTCTAAAAAGTGATCTATCAAATGAGAAAGATATTATGACAATTTTACGTCTAAGCTACGAATGCTTGCCGGAGCACCTTCAGCAATGCTTTTCGTTCTGTGGATTGTTCCCAAAAGGTTATTATTTTGAGCCTGACATGTTGGTGAACATGTGGATAGCTCATGAATTTATTCGGGATCATCGACACACTTATAGAAGTTTGAGTAGCACAggaaaaagttattttgatgagCTGTTATCAAGATCATTTTTCCAGGCACTTTTGTATGGAGGTACAGTACATTATGTTATGCATGACCTCATGAATGATCTTGCTGTCCATGTATCCAATGGCGAGAGCTATAGAGTAGAAGCTGACGAACCTGAAGATATTTTGCCAGAAGTTCGACATCTGTCTATACCGGCAGAAAGAATTGACCTTCTTCGTGTCTGTAAGCTGCAAAGGTTACGCACACTAATAATTTGGAATAAAGACAGTCCTTTTTGCTCAGGAATTTGTTTGGAAGCAGATGTTTTCAAGGAGTGCAAGAGCATGAGATTATTGGACTTGAGTGGTTGCTGCTTAAAAAGTTCACTTGACTTTATAAATCATATGATACATCTTAGGTGCTTAACACTTCGAAACACCAACCAGCCACTACCTGATTCTCTCTGCGGTCTTCACCATTTACAAATGTTGTCTGTACAGCCACATTCATGTTTTACAAATACAAGACTTGTTATCTTCCCCAAAAACCTGGATAAAATGAGCAGCATTTTGCATATAGATATTCATAGGGACCTCCTTGTTGATTTAGCTTCTGTGGGGCATATGCCATATCTTCGGGCTGGTGGAGAATTTTGtgttgaaaaaacaaaagtgcAGGGATTAGAGGTGCTAAAGGACATGGATGAACTTCAGGAATTTCTTATAATCAAGTCTCTTGAGAATGTGAGTAACAAGAATGAGGCAACTAATGCTCAGCTTGTTAACAAGAGTCAAATATCTAGATTGAAGCTGCAATGGGGTCCTAATATCGATAGCAAGTCAGATGAGGAGTCTGATGTGCTTAATGCTTTAAGACCTCATCCTGGCCTTGAGGAATTGACTCTTGGTGGATACCCAGGTTGCAAATCTCCGTCTTGGCTGGATTCCAAGTGGCTGTCTAGATTGAAACACATTAACATTTATGATTGCACATGTTGGAAGTTGCTTCCACCTTTAGGTGATCTACCATGTCTCAGGGAACTTCATATTGATACAATGAACGCATTAGAGTGTATAGGCACATCTTTCTATGGAGATGCTGGCTTTCCCTCCCTGATAACACTAGGATTGACAGAATTGCCAGAGCTGGAAGATTGGTCTTCTGTCGATTATGCTTTTCCTGTTCTTCATGATGTATTCATCAGCAGGTGCCCAAAACTGAATGAACTGCCAGCAGTCTTCCCTCCACCTGTAAAAATGAAAGTTCTCTCATCCACAATCGTTTGCACGCAGCATACTGATCATCACCTGGACACATGCATCAGTCAAAACGTTAGTTTAACCAGCCTTGTGggtatttttcatctttgtcACTTGGATTCTGAGGATATTGCAGACATCAGCTTTGACAGAGCAGACATGTTGAACGATGGGCTTAGAGATTTAAGCCCCATTCTTCCATCCCATGGAGGACCGTTTATCGACTGGTGCTCTGATTTTCACTGTACATTTGTGAGGTTAAATGAAATGGAAATGGTAAGTTGCCCCAATGTAACATCATTGGTGGACTTTGGGTTATTTCCTGCTCTCCGGAACTTGATCATAATGGATTGCCCAAATTTGAAGGAATTGCCAGAGAATGGCAACCTAACAGCATTGTCAAAGGTTCTTATAGAGGACTGCAACAAACTTGTATCACTTGGGAGCCTAAAAAACCTTTCTTTCCTCACCAAACTGGAGATCAGAAATTGCCTGAAGTTAGTGGCTCTGCCTGAGATGGTTAACTTCTTCTCCCTCAGAGTCGTGATCATACATAACTGCCCTGAACTTGTTTCCTTACCGGAAGATGGTCTTCCTCTGACCCTTAACTTTTTGTATTTGAGCGGATGTCATCCATTGCTAGAGGAGCAGTTTGAATGGAATCATGGTGTTGAGTGGGACAAGTATGCCCTGTTGCCGTCATGTTTGTATGTTGATAAATCGATAGAATATAGTCAAG TGCCAACCTATTGCAGATATAGCTGA